From Salvelinus fontinalis isolate EN_2023a chromosome 37, ASM2944872v1, whole genome shotgun sequence, the proteins below share one genomic window:
- the ppifa gene encoding peptidylprolyl isomerase Fa has product MFTTSSFCVAVGVLETSCVHTPPSSELHVDNYAKMLQMKNRIKYCSLAIAATRLFSSGPVKNPVVYFDIAADNEPLGRIIIELNAAAVPKTAENFRALCTGEHGFGYKGSVFHRVIPEFMCQGGDFTHHNGTGGKSIYGTKFKDENFKLKHTGPGILSMANSGANTNGSQFFICTVKTEWLNDKHVVFGQVKEGMEVVFKMESFGCHDGGVVKKIAITDCGEIK; this is encoded by the exons ATGTTCACAACGTCATCATTCTGTGTCGCTGTTGGGGTCTTAGAGACGTCATGTGTACACACACCCCCATCCTCAGAACTTCATGTTGATAACTATGCAAAGATGTTGCAAATGAAAAATCGTATAAAATATTGCTCTTTGGCAATTGCTGCGACCAGGTTGTTTTCGTCTGGACCCGTCAAGAACCCAGTCGTGTATTTTGACATCGCAGCTGACAACGAACCTCTGGGACGAATCATTATAGAG TTGAATGCAGCTGCTGTGCCCAAAACAGCAG AGAACTTTAGAGCACTGTGCACTGGGGAACATGGCTTTGGATACAAAGGATCAGTGTTCCACAGAGTGATTCCTGAGTTCATGTGTCAG GGAGGAGATTTCACGCATCACAACGGGACTGGAGGGAAGTCCATATACGGGACCAAGTTTAAAGACGAGAACTTCAAACTGAAACATACTGGGCCAG GTATCTTATCCATGGCAAATTCAGGGGCGAACACGAACGGTTCTCAGTTCTTCATCTGCACAGTTAAAACTGAATG gTTGAATGATAAACACGTGGTCTTTGGTCAAGTGAAGGAGGGCATGGAGGTAGTCTTCAAGATGGAATCCTTTGGTTGTCATGACGGTGGTGTGGTAAAGAAAATCGCCATCACGGACTGTGGGGAGATCAAGTaa